A genome region from Pseudanabaena sp. Chao 1811 includes the following:
- a CDS encoding aspartyl/asparaginyl beta-hydroxylase domain-containing protein has product MYKNSQDFPFTNILEDNWLTVRRELEQLSDRSFVEWPEKHLYQDGWDIFGLYAFGMKLDKNCQLCPETTKLVEQIPHLVTAGFSSLKPGTHIKPHTGYPDGVLRCHLGLVGCEGCGLRVGDETRGWEEGKTFVFDDTTEHEAWNRGTQTRIVLLLDFKYPVDEEQSNNLEDKSVMELLKGALPFFKKK; this is encoded by the coding sequence ATGTATAAAAATTCTCAAGATTTTCCTTTTACCAATATTTTAGAAGACAATTGGCTGACTGTGCGCCGCGAACTCGAACAACTCAGCGATCGCAGTTTTGTGGAATGGCCAGAAAAGCACCTCTATCAAGATGGCTGGGATATTTTTGGTTTGTACGCCTTTGGCATGAAGCTAGATAAAAATTGCCAACTCTGTCCCGAAACCACCAAACTTGTCGAACAAATTCCGCATCTCGTCACCGCAGGTTTTTCCTCCCTCAAGCCCGGAACCCATATCAAGCCCCATACTGGCTATCCTGATGGAGTGCTACGTTGTCATTTGGGCTTAGTCGGTTGTGAAGGATGTGGGCTGAGAGTTGGCGATGAGACACGCGGCTGGGAAGAGGGGAAGACCTTCGTATTTGACGACACCACCGAGCATGAGGCATGGAATCGCGGCACACAAACTCGCATCGTTCTACTCTTAGATTTTAAATATCCTGTAGATGAAGAACAGTCCAATAATTTAGAGGATAAGAGTGTAATGGAATTGCTCAAGGGAGCTTTGCCATTCTTTAAGAAGAAGTAA
- a CDS encoding cytochrome c biogenesis protein: protein MFQQLRFQANQIWRHQVVAVLANLKVAIALLLLIALFSILGTVIEQGQTLDFYRENYPEHPALFGFLSYKVILAIGLEHVYGSWWFLTLLILFGTSLTACTFNRQLPILKASKRWFYYTKPQSFAKLPLATEIVGGNLTQLAQSLQSKNYKVYQADDRLYARKGLVGRIGPIVVHASMLLVLIGSIWGSMTGFIAQEMVPSGETFQVKNITEAGMWSASQVPKDWSVRVNRFWIDYTPTGRIDQFYSDLSVLDKDGKEVDRQTIHVNKPLKYKGVSFYQANWDIHAIKFTLNNSPVLQLPVNKLESQNGGRQVWGTWIPTKPDLSAGVTLITPDLQGTFLIYDEQGNLLTTVRTNGKAEVNGVTFTLKEAIGSTGLQIKADPGIPIVYAGFGLLMLGVVMSYISHSQVWALQVGDRLYVGGKTNRAQVSFEAELVDVTSVVDSQAIASGVAA from the coding sequence GTGTTTCAACAACTCCGATTTCAGGCAAACCAAATTTGGCGACATCAGGTCGTGGCAGTCCTTGCCAATCTCAAGGTAGCGATCGCCCTTTTATTATTAATTGCCCTGTTTAGCATCCTTGGCACGGTGATTGAGCAGGGGCAAACCCTTGATTTCTATCGCGAAAATTATCCTGAACATCCTGCCCTATTTGGTTTCTTGTCGTACAAAGTGATTTTGGCGATCGGACTAGAACATGTTTACGGTAGCTGGTGGTTTCTCACTTTACTGATTTTGTTTGGCACAAGCCTTACTGCTTGCACTTTCAATCGTCAATTGCCAATCCTTAAGGCTTCTAAACGTTGGTTTTACTACACTAAGCCCCAAAGTTTTGCGAAACTGCCCCTTGCCACGGAAATTGTCGGCGGCAATCTCACCCAGTTAGCACAGTCATTACAGTCTAAAAATTACAAGGTATATCAAGCTGACGATCGCCTTTATGCCCGTAAAGGACTTGTTGGCAGAATTGGTCCCATCGTCGTTCATGCCAGTATGTTATTGGTTTTAATTGGCTCGATCTGGGGTTCGATGACAGGCTTCATCGCACAGGAAATGGTTCCCAGTGGCGAGACATTTCAAGTAAAAAATATTACGGAAGCAGGGATGTGGTCGGCTTCCCAAGTTCCCAAGGATTGGTCAGTGCGGGTTAATCGCTTTTGGATTGATTACACACCGACAGGAAGAATTGATCAGTTCTATTCCGATTTATCGGTTCTCGATAAAGATGGCAAAGAAGTTGATCGCCAAACGATCCATGTGAACAAGCCCTTGAAATATAAGGGAGTCAGCTTCTATCAAGCAAACTGGGATATTCACGCCATCAAATTTACGCTCAATAATAGTCCTGTTCTGCAATTACCTGTCAATAAATTAGAATCTCAAAACGGTGGGCGACAAGTTTGGGGAACATGGATTCCTACTAAGCCTGATCTCAGTGCAGGAGTGACACTGATTACACCAGACTTGCAAGGTACTTTCTTGATTTATGACGAGCAAGGAAATCTGCTCACTACAGTGCGAACTAATGGTAAAGCAGAAGTTAATGGTGTTACCTTTACGTTAAAAGAAGCGATCGGTAGCACAGGCTTACAAATTAAAGCTGACCCCGGAATTCCCATTGTTTACGCAGGATTTGGACTGTTGATGTTGGGTGTAGTGATGAGCTATATCAGTCATTCACAGGTATGGGCTTTGCAGGTTGGCGATCGCCTTTATGTCGGAGGCAAAACCAATCGTGCCCAAGTCAGTTTTGAGGCAGAATTAGTCGATGTTACGAGTGTGGTTGATAGTCAGGCGATCGCTTCTGGAGTTGCTGCCTAA
- a CDS encoding phosphate ABC transporter substrate-binding protein — translation MSQGKETTVLVLSLLVTAGIAGGGYWFFSQQSKPTQSPTSTATPEATSPTATKTSAPAPTSLNFDTSLPNPNVLEIDGSTTMVTLIKELRTAYSQVNPNIPTTFGLPDGKPNGSSQGLQNLISGSISIAATSRPLKATEAQAGVQLVPIAKDAIAVVVSINNPFKGNLTKDQVRDIYQGKITNWSQVGGTNQPIKVINRATTSGTREAFQDIVLLGQSFPADSPNFITWKQDETTAILRDLGDNGISYATVSQVEKQEIVRIVPIDGINATDIAAIKSGKYPISRSLFLGAKKTTSPVVKHFIEFALSPQGQQIVQKLGFIPMQ, via the coding sequence ATGTCACAGGGCAAAGAAACTACAGTTTTAGTTCTGTCATTACTGGTCACAGCAGGGATTGCTGGTGGTGGCTATTGGTTCTTCTCGCAGCAGAGTAAACCAACTCAATCTCCCACTTCGACAGCCACACCTGAAGCAACATCTCCTACAGCGACTAAAACCAGTGCGCCAGCTCCAACTAGCTTAAATTTTGATACATCTTTGCCCAATCCCAATGTTTTGGAAATTGACGGCAGCACCACGATGGTGACGTTAATTAAAGAACTGCGGACTGCCTATAGCCAAGTTAATCCGAATATCCCCACCACATTTGGATTGCCTGATGGTAAACCCAATGGCTCTAGTCAAGGTTTGCAAAATCTGATAAGTGGCTCGATCTCGATCGCTGCAACCTCACGCCCCCTCAAAGCCACTGAAGCCCAAGCAGGTGTCCAACTAGTACCGATCGCTAAAGATGCGATCGCGGTAGTGGTGAGCATTAACAATCCCTTTAAAGGCAATTTAACCAAGGATCAAGTCCGCGATATTTATCAGGGCAAAATCACTAATTGGTCACAAGTTGGTGGCACAAATCAACCAATCAAAGTAATTAATCGCGCAACCACAAGCGGCACTAGAGAAGCTTTTCAAGATATCGTCCTACTCGGTCAAAGCTTTCCTGCTGATAGTCCTAACTTCATTACTTGGAAACAGGATGAAACGACAGCAATTTTGCGAGATTTAGGTGACAATGGCATTAGTTACGCCACAGTCTCTCAAGTGGAAAAGCAGGAAATAGTCAGAATTGTGCCAATTGATGGCATCAATGCCACTGATATCGCTGCGATTAAATCTGGTAAGTATCCGATTAGTCGTAGTTTGTTTTTAGGAGCCAAGAAAACAACTAGCCCCGTTGTTAAGCACTTTATCGAGTTTGCCCTTTCGCCTCAAGGTCAGCAGATTGTCCAAAAATTAGGATTCATTCCTATGCAATAA
- a CDS encoding vitamin K epoxide reductase family protein, producing MSGTNTRKRSEPWLHRWSHPAIIAIAIFGFSLTTYLTVTHFFGQKVALCDVQGSGCDLVLSSEYAKIFGIPLTIFGALGYLTLGLLAGVPMLLKRDDPKEQAKIKEVANFLMFMVSSSTFVFSGYLMYLLASGKVDSINGQPQFCLYCVTSATNMALIWLLTVFGNSWKDVGQLFFTGAIVAIITLTGTVGVYASQSKLAVQSNSFAGRLAQHLNATNAKMYGAYWCPHCLDQKKRFGDAQKLIPYIECDPKGEKPQTQLCIDKGIKGYPTWEINGKMVSGDRSLDELADLSGYTGERK from the coding sequence TTGTCTGGAACGAATACGCGAAAACGATCTGAGCCTTGGTTGCATCGATGGTCGCACCCTGCGATCATTGCGATCGCTATATTTGGCTTTTCGCTTACAACCTATTTAACCGTCACACACTTCTTTGGGCAAAAAGTTGCTCTTTGTGATGTTCAAGGCAGTGGTTGTGACCTAGTACTAAGTAGTGAATATGCCAAAATCTTTGGTATTCCCCTCACGATTTTTGGAGCTTTAGGCTATCTGACTCTGGGGCTTCTGGCTGGAGTGCCAATGTTGCTAAAGCGCGACGATCCTAAGGAGCAAGCCAAAATCAAGGAAGTTGCCAATTTCTTGATGTTTATGGTGTCGTCATCAACATTTGTGTTTAGTGGTTACTTAATGTATCTACTTGCCTCAGGTAAAGTTGACAGCATTAACGGGCAACCACAGTTCTGCCTTTACTGTGTCACCTCCGCGACAAACATGGCTTTAATTTGGTTGCTGACAGTATTTGGCAACTCTTGGAAAGATGTGGGGCAGTTATTCTTCACTGGTGCGATCGTGGCAATTATCACATTGACAGGTACTGTTGGTGTCTATGCTAGCCAGAGTAAACTTGCTGTGCAAAGTAACTCTTTTGCTGGAAGGCTTGCCCAGCACTTAAATGCCACCAATGCCAAGATGTATGGCGCATATTGGTGTCCGCATTGTTTGGATCAGAAAAAAAGGTTCGGCGACGCTCAGAAACTAATTCCTTACATTGAATGCGATCCCAAAGGCGAAAAGCCCCAAACGCAATTATGTATAGACAAGGGCATTAAGGGTTATCCCACTTGGGAAATTAATGGCAAGATGGTTTCAGGCGATCGCTCTTTAGATGAGCTAGCCGATTTATCAGGTTATACAGGCGAGCGTAAATAA
- the btpA gene encoding photosystem I biogenesis protein BtpA, with translation MDLISLFDTPKPVIGVIHLLPLPTSPRWGSSLKEVIDRAEQEATALAAGGVQGIIVENFFDAPFTKDRVDPAVVSAMSLVVHRVKQMVGIPVGINVLRNDGHSAMAIASCVGAQFIRVNVLMGVMATDQGIIEGDAYQLLRYRRELGTDVKIFADVLVKHAQPISVPQITAAVHDTIHRGLADAVILSGWATGNPPTAEDLKEAKLACGDTPLFVGSGATWDNVPQLMQYADGVIVSSSLKRNGQIQQAIDPIRVSRFVDAVRLDIANRKKNLAEEQILRSPTVSIG, from the coding sequence GTGGATTTAATTAGTTTATTTGATACACCAAAACCCGTAATAGGGGTCATTCATCTTTTACCATTGCCTACTTCACCGCGTTGGGGGAGCAGCCTTAAAGAGGTCATTGATCGAGCCGAACAAGAAGCTACTGCCCTTGCCGCAGGCGGAGTCCAAGGAATTATCGTAGAGAATTTTTTTGACGCTCCCTTTACCAAAGATCGTGTTGATCCTGCGGTGGTTAGTGCCATGAGTCTGGTTGTGCATCGTGTCAAACAGATGGTGGGTATCCCCGTGGGCATTAACGTTTTGAGGAATGACGGTCATAGCGCGATGGCGATCGCCTCCTGTGTAGGCGCTCAGTTTATCCGTGTCAATGTCCTCATGGGCGTAATGGCAACCGATCAAGGCATTATCGAAGGTGATGCTTATCAACTGCTGCGTTATCGCCGCGAACTCGGTACAGATGTGAAAATCTTTGCCGATGTTTTGGTCAAGCACGCTCAACCCATTTCTGTGCCCCAAATTACCGCGGCGGTTCACGATACGATTCATCGCGGACTTGCCGATGCCGTGATCCTATCGGGATGGGCAACAGGCAATCCACCCACAGCTGAGGATCTTAAGGAAGCAAAGCTTGCCTGTGGTGACACGCCGCTATTTGTTGGCTCTGGCGCAACATGGGATAATGTGCCGCAACTGATGCAATATGCTGATGGTGTTATTGTTTCCAGTTCTCTCAAGCGAAATGGTCAGATTCAACAGGCGATCGATCCGATTCGGGTTAGCCGTTTTGTTGATGCTGTCCGTTTGGATATTGCTAATCGCAAAAAAAATCTGGCTGAAGAGCAAATATTGCGATCGCCAACAGTTTCGATTGGATAA
- a CDS encoding DUF29 domain-containing protein: MTQAIAPPLTLYERDLDLWLETVITQLKAGDFHNLDVENLIEELEGLSGSNKREIESRLKRLIEHILKRCYVDMPECYRGWLLTIFEQRDELKSLLRQSPSLKRHFLKMFDDCFETSLKRLKIEYPDYQFPDTWQFGRDIDTMINVDFWE, translated from the coding sequence ATGACTCAAGCAATTGCACCACCATTGACCCTGTACGAGCGCGATCTTGATCTGTGGTTAGAGACTGTGATCACCCAATTAAAAGCAGGTGACTTTCACAATCTTGATGTCGAAAATTTAATAGAGGAGTTAGAGGGCTTGTCAGGCAGTAACAAACGTGAGATTGAGAGCAGACTCAAAAGATTAATCGAACATATCCTGAAACGATGCTATGTCGATATGCCTGAATGTTATCGCGGCTGGCTGTTAACAATATTCGAGCAACGAGATGAACTAAAATCATTGCTCAGACAGTCCCCTAGCCTCAAGCGTCACTTTTTGAAAATGTTTGATGATTGTTTTGAAACTTCTTTAAAGCGGCTCAAGATTGAATATCCTGATTACCAATTCCCCGATACATGGCAATTTGGGCGAGATATCGACACAATGATCAATGTTGATTTTTGGGAATAA
- a CDS encoding lipid-A-disaccharide synthase — translation MLSTPLVTDISTDILILSNGPGELTTWVYPFLKALESAWRSPDDAAKTRISIAIAPCQNASGQEAQLAKSFPNINRVLPQEQFFDFLLWGRTPDWPWAKQGIVVFLGGDQFFALAIAKRLGYKTLIYAEWEARWYHWVDFFAVRNEAIATKIPSSFRHKAQVIGDLMVDRLDSQPQSESLSQKRICFMPGSKGHKLKIGVPLVVAIADILHQKYPDIELAIALAPTTTPEILATYAQFSFPTADSEGSTANLVDSNLLTTKGTTIKIHREFPAHALIKSSQLCVTTVGANTAELASLHQPMIVLLPTNFADIKVGWDGILGLLATAPILGKVLAKLINSTLISQIQKKGQLLAWPNIWAGEVIVPELLGELTPTQVTEQILFYLDHPEELEKMRDRLKQVCGEAGAASKLAAMVINAI, via the coding sequence ATGCTCTCCACTCCTCTTGTCACAGATATTTCTACGGATATCCTGATCCTGTCCAATGGACCAGGGGAGCTGACTACATGGGTATATCCTTTTTTGAAAGCTTTGGAAAGCGCGTGGCGATCGCCCGATGATGCCGCAAAAACTCGGATCTCGATCGCCATTGCCCCTTGTCAAAATGCTAGTGGACAGGAAGCGCAACTCGCCAAAAGTTTTCCCAATATCAATCGCGTCTTGCCGCAGGAACAGTTTTTTGATTTTCTCCTGTGGGGCAGAACTCCTGATTGGCCATGGGCAAAGCAGGGCATTGTCGTATTTCTGGGAGGGGATCAGTTTTTTGCCTTAGCGATCGCTAAACGACTGGGCTACAAAACTCTAATCTATGCCGAGTGGGAGGCAAGATGGTATCACTGGGTGGATTTTTTTGCAGTGCGAAATGAGGCGATCGCCACTAAAATTCCTAGCTCATTTCGACACAAAGCACAGGTAATTGGGGACTTAATGGTGGATCGCCTAGATTCCCAGCCGCAATCAGAATCGCTCTCCCAGAAGCGCATTTGTTTTATGCCAGGATCAAAGGGACACAAACTGAAGATTGGTGTGCCTCTAGTTGTGGCGATCGCCGATATTTTGCACCAAAAGTATCCTGACATTGAACTAGCGATCGCCCTTGCGCCTACGACGACACCCGAAATTTTAGCGACCTATGCCCAGTTCAGTTTTCCGACCGCAGATAGTGAGGGATCGACGGCAAACTTGGTCGATAGCAACTTATTAACCACAAAGGGAACAACCATCAAGATTCATCGTGAATTCCCTGCCCATGCTCTCATCAAGAGTAGTCAACTATGCGTTACTACCGTTGGCGCAAATACTGCGGAGCTTGCCTCGCTTCATCAACCGATGATCGTCCTTTTGCCAACAAATTTTGCGGATATAAAGGTTGGTTGGGATGGAATATTGGGATTATTGGCAACTGCGCCAATACTAGGTAAGGTACTAGCCAAATTAATTAATTCCACCCTGATTTCTCAAATTCAGAAAAAAGGTCAATTACTAGCTTGGCCGAACATCTGGGCAGGTGAAGTGATCGTGCCAGAACTTTTAGGAGAACTTACGCCCACCCAAGTTACGGAGCAAATTTTGTTTTATCTGGATCATCCTGAAGAACTAGAGAAAATGCGCGATCGCTTAAAACAAGTCTGCGGAGAAGCAGGTGCAGCCAGTAAACTCGCCGCAATGGTCATCAACGCAATATAA
- the msrA gene encoding peptide-methionine (S)-S-oxide reductase MsrA, which translates to MMLFGLGKKSTLPTAADALSGRTTAIPTASHHFVNGNSLKPPFPEGMETAVFGLGCFWGAERRFWQQKGIYVTAVGYAAGLTPNPTYEEVCSGMTGHNEVVLVVYDPKVISYSDLLKVFWESHNPTQGMRQGNDHGTQYRSGIYVYNDVQRKLAEDSREVYQDALKASGMKQGITTEIRDVGEFYYAEGYHQQYLAKNPNGYCGLGGTNVCYPAATVA; encoded by the coding sequence ATTATGTTATTTGGACTTGGTAAAAAATCAACACTTCCAACTGCGGCGGATGCTCTTTCTGGTAGAACTACAGCTATTCCTACGGCATCCCATCATTTTGTGAATGGCAATTCACTGAAACCACCTTTCCCTGAAGGGATGGAGACGGCGGTGTTTGGACTCGGTTGTTTTTGGGGGGCAGAACGTCGCTTCTGGCAACAAAAGGGTATTTATGTAACGGCTGTCGGTTATGCCGCAGGCTTAACACCTAACCCTACCTACGAAGAGGTTTGCTCTGGCATGACTGGCCACAATGAAGTTGTCCTAGTTGTGTACGATCCCAAGGTAATTAGCTACTCCGATTTGCTAAAAGTCTTTTGGGAGTCCCATAATCCCACTCAGGGGATGCGTCAGGGCAATGATCATGGTACTCAATATCGCTCAGGCATTTATGTATACAACGATGTCCAACGCAAGTTAGCGGAGGATTCGCGAGAAGTATATCAAGATGCCCTGAAGGCTTCGGGAATGAAGCAAGGTATTACTACCGAAATTCGCGATGTAGGCGAGTTTTATTATGCTGAGGGCTATCATCAGCAATATCTTGCTAAAAATCCCAATGGCTATTGTGGTTTAGGTGGTACAAATGTTTGCTACCCTGCTGCCACAGTCGCTTAA
- a CDS encoding DUF1816 domain-containing protein — MGGNLFKNIFTSVLETFGLAVWVEIVTDSPRCTYYFGPFIDESEAETAKIGYIEDLESEGSKGLAVSVKRCKPEKLTIYDDSLDFKFDRFPAFSGQTL, encoded by the coding sequence ATGGGTGGTAATTTGTTTAAGAATATCTTTACCTCAGTTCTCGAAACGTTTGGTTTGGCTGTGTGGGTCGAAATTGTCACCGATTCACCACGTTGCACCTATTACTTTGGTCCTTTCATTGATGAATCTGAAGCTGAGACTGCAAAAATCGGCTATATAGAAGATTTGGAATCAGAAGGCTCGAAAGGTTTGGCAGTATCAGTTAAACGCTGTAAGCCTGAAAAGCTGACTATTTATGACGACTCACTGGATTTTAAGTTCGACCGTTTTCCTGCATTTAGCGGTCAGACTCTGTAG
- the rlmB gene encoding 23S rRNA (guanosine(2251)-2'-O)-methyltransferase RlmB: MTSQPKLKSKKKKSDRDVDRNFESRPEKSFDKYSDKRTDSRAGKYSDKYADKRSDKRPDRASDKSFDKPYKSSDRSFDKRSDSRSDSKYSGKSDKYSDKYADRRPEKSFERRADASEPRFDRKFDKPIAKKIGDKFAEKKFGDKKFGDKKFGDRKFDRDRPERSDRGNRDFGDRPDRKFDRSDRDRNFGDRPDRKFDRDRNFGDRPAVPNFERRSLPPVGRNFDPDGELAIVPPSQAEANPDIVYGRHAVEAVLNSDRSINRIWVTPRLRYSADFLPLIDEAKSGGAVVDEVDNTRLDRITENGRHQGIAVQVSAYEYADLDELIVKAKEKSANPVIVIADGITDPHNLGAIIRSAAALGAQALVIPQRRAAGITATVAKVAAGTLEILPVARVVNLNRALEKIKEAGFWVYGTVASAGDAIHKAKFTGAIALVIGAEGEGLSLSIQKNCDFLVSIPLDGKVESLNASVATGMALYEIFRQRWVNTLNLNNLS; encoded by the coding sequence ATGACATCGCAACCCAAACTGAAATCGAAGAAGAAAAAGTCCGATAGAGACGTAGATAGAAATTTCGAGAGTCGTCCAGAAAAGTCTTTCGATAAATATTCGGACAAGCGTACTGACAGCCGTGCTGGTAAATATTCAGACAAATATGCTGATAAGCGCTCGGATAAGCGTCCAGACCGAGCCTCTGACAAGTCCTTTGATAAACCTTACAAATCCTCAGATAGAAGCTTTGATAAGCGCTCAGATAGCCGCTCTGATTCTAAGTATTCAGGCAAATCTGACAAGTATTCAGACAAATATGCAGATCGTCGTCCCGAAAAGAGTTTTGAGAGACGAGCAGATGCATCTGAACCTAGGTTCGATCGCAAGTTTGACAAGCCGATCGCCAAAAAGATTGGGGACAAGTTTGCTGAAAAGAAGTTCGGCGATAAAAAATTCGGTGATAAGAAATTTGGCGATCGCAAGTTTGATCGGGATCGCCCTGAGCGCTCTGATCGTGGCAATCGCGATTTCGGTGATCGCCCTGACCGTAAATTTGATCGCTCTGATCGCGATCGCAATTTTGGTGATCGTCCTGACCGCAAATTTGATCGCGATCGCAATTTTGGCGATCGCCCAGCGGTTCCCAACTTTGAAAGACGCTCTCTCCCACCCGTTGGGCGCAACTTCGATCCCGATGGCGAGCTAGCGATTGTGCCACCCAGCCAAGCTGAAGCAAATCCTGATATTGTCTATGGTCGTCATGCCGTTGAAGCAGTACTAAATAGCGATCGCAGCATTAACCGTATTTGGGTCACACCCAGACTACGCTACTCTGCTGACTTCTTGCCCCTCATTGATGAAGCAAAATCAGGAGGAGCTGTAGTTGATGAAGTGGACAATACCCGCCTTGATCGGATTACTGAAAATGGCAGACATCAAGGGATCGCAGTTCAAGTTTCTGCCTATGAATATGCGGATCTTGATGAATTGATTGTGAAGGCAAAAGAGAAATCTGCTAACCCTGTGATTGTGATTGCTGATGGCATCACTGATCCCCATAACTTGGGCGCAATTATTCGTAGTGCTGCTGCCCTTGGCGCACAAGCTCTCGTGATTCCTCAACGTCGTGCCGCAGGCATTACTGCCACTGTCGCTAAAGTTGCCGCAGGTACATTAGAAATCTTGCCCGTTGCCCGTGTGGTCAATCTCAATCGTGCCCTTGAGAAAATTAAGGAAGCTGGTTTCTGGGTTTATGGAACTGTCGCAAGCGCAGGTGATGCCATTCACAAAGCCAAGTTTACTGGAGCGATCGCCTTAGTAATTGGTGCAGAAGGAGAAGGATTGAGTCTTTCTATTCAGAAAAATTGCGACTTCCTCGTATCTATACCTTTAGATGGAAAAGTAGAAAGTTTAAACGCATCGGTGGCGACTGGAATGGCTCTGTACGAGATTTTTAGACAACGTTGGGTCAATACGTTAAACCTGAACAATTTGTCTTGA
- a CDS encoding Mini-ribonuclease 3: MSLSLTIDNIAEIPASALAYIGDAIYETQMRLHYLLPPRTAKQYHQLVVSQVRAEQQAKLLEKLDLTEFESDLVRRGRNAAGSVPRKVDPSIYQKATGFEVLIGYLYLTDRDRLDQIFTQLLSHIDPPSP, encoded by the coding sequence ATGTCTCTTAGCCTAACCATTGACAATATCGCTGAGATTCCAGCTTCTGCTCTAGCCTATATTGGAGACGCTATCTATGAAACGCAGATGCGATTGCATTACTTACTCCCGCCACGCACTGCTAAGCAATATCACCAACTTGTAGTCAGTCAAGTTAGAGCAGAGCAACAAGCCAAACTTCTTGAAAAACTTGATCTTACAGAATTTGAGTCCGATCTCGTAAGACGCGGACGCAACGCTGCGGGATCTGTTCCACGTAAAGTCGATCCTAGTATTTATCAAAAGGCAACAGGATTTGAGGTGCTGATTGGTTATCTTTACTTAACTGATCGCGATCGCCTCGACCAAATTTTTACTCAGCTACTTAGCCACATCGATCCCCCATCGCCATGA
- a CDS encoding STAS domain-containing protein — MKVRSHRLEVIIPEPLTLTVSLRGSREVKDTYQLIRLTGLLDAFSEPAFKKVIGKCVEDGPSNVILDLSTIDFVDSSGLGVLVQMAKKTQGLNGTLQIITNPRVTQTVKLVRLDQFLSLQTSIDEALAKIDQPKKD; from the coding sequence ATTAAGGTACGTTCGCACCGCTTGGAGGTCATTATTCCTGAACCGCTAACCCTGACTGTGAGTTTACGAGGCAGCCGCGAAGTCAAGGACACCTATCAATTGATCCGCCTCACAGGTCTTCTCGACGCTTTCTCTGAGCCAGCCTTTAAAAAGGTAATTGGCAAATGCGTTGAGGATGGTCCTTCTAACGTGATTTTAGATCTGTCAACCATTGATTTTGTCGATAGCTCTGGTCTTGGGGTTTTGGTGCAAATGGCAAAAAAAACTCAGGGACTGAATGGTACTCTTCAGATTATTACCAATCCTAGAGTTACTCAAACTGTCAAACTAGTTCGCTTAGACCAATTCCTGTCGCTCCAGACCTCAATCGATGAAGCTCTGGCAAAAATTGATCAACCCAAAAAGGACTAG